From Corvus cornix cornix isolate S_Up_H32 chromosome 5, ASM73873v5, whole genome shotgun sequence, the proteins below share one genomic window:
- the SNX6 gene encoding sorting nexin-6 isoform X2 has product MMEGSDDGPDFLSEEDRGLRAINVDLQTDAALQVDISDALSERDKVKFTVHTKSSLPNFKQNEFSVVRQHEEFIWLHDSFVENEDYAGYIIPPAPPRPDFDASREKLQKLGEGEGSMTKEEFTKMKQELEAEYLAIFKKTVAMHEVFLCRVAAHPILRKDLNFHVFLEYNQDLSVRGKNKKEKLEDFFKNMVKSADGVIVSGVKDVDDFFEHERTFLVEYHNRVKDASAKSDKMTRSHKNVADDYNRIGSSLYALGTQDSTDICKFFLKVSELFDKTRKIEARVSADEDLKLSDLLKYYLRESQAAKDLLYRRSRSLVDYENANKALDKARAKNKDVLQAETTQQICCQKFEKISESAKQELIDFKTRRVAAFRKNLVELAELELKHAKGNLQLLQSCLAVLNGDT; this is encoded by the exons ATGATG GAAGGCTCGGACGACGGCCCAGATTTCCTCTCGGAGGAGGACCGAGGT cTTAGAGCAATAAATGTAGATCTCCAGACCGATGCTGCTCTGCAAGTGGATATCTCAGATGCACTCAGTGAGAGGGATAAAGTAAAATTCACGGTCCATACAAAG AGTTCCTTAccaaatttcaaacaaaatgaattttctgttgTCCGGCAACATGAAGAGTTTATTTGGCTTCATGATTCTTTTGTTGAGAATGAGGACTATGCTGGCTATATT ATTCCACCGGCACCACCCAGGCCTGACTTTGATGCCTCCAGGGAGAAACTGCAGAAActtggagaaggggaaggatCAATGACTAAAGAAGAATTCACCAAGATGAAACAAGAACTGGAAGC TGAATATTTGGCAATATTCAAGAAGACAGTTGCAATGCATGAAGTGTTTTTGTGTCGCGTGGCAGCACATCCTATTTTGAGAAAGGACTTAAATTTCCATGTATTCTTGGAATATAATCAGGAT ttgaGTGTTCgtgggaaaaataagaaagagaaacttGAAGACTTCTTCAAAAATATGGTTAAATCAGCAGATGGTGTCATTGTTTCAGGAGTAAAG gATGTGGATGACTTCTTTGAACATGAGAGAACATTCCTTGTAGAATACCACAATCGAGTCAAAGATGCCTCTGCCAAATCTGATAAAATGACGAGATCACATAAAA atGTGGCGGATGACTATAATAGAATTGGTTCTTCATTATATGCATTAGGAACGCAGGACTCCACAGACATATGCAA GTTTTTTCTGAAGGTGTCAGAGTTATTTGACAAAACAAGG aaaatagAGGCTCGGGTATCTGCTGATGAAGATCTTAAACTTTCTGATCTTCTGAAATATTACCTTAGGGAATCTCAAGCTGCTAAG gatCTCCTATATAGAAGATCTAGGTCACTAGTGGATTATGAAAATGCTAATAAGGCATTGGATAAAGCAAgagcaaaaaataaagatgtgcTGCAAGCTGAAACTACTCAGCAAATATGCTGTCAGAAATTTGAGAAAATTTCTGAATCGGCAAAACAAG AACTGATAGACTTCAAGACAAGAAGAGTTGCAGCCTTCAGAAAAAATCTGGTGGAACTAGCAGAACTGGAATTAAAGCATGCTAAG
- the SNX6 gene encoding sorting nexin-6 isoform X3 produces MMQEGSDDGPDFLSEEDRGLRAINVDLQTDAALQVDISDALSERDKVKFTVHTKSSLPNFKQNEFSVVRQHEEFIWLHDSFVENEDYAGYIIPPAPPRPDFDASREKLQKLGEGEGSMTKEEFTKMKQELEAEYLAIFKKTVAMHEVFLCRVAAHPILRKDLNFHVFLEYNQDLSVRGKNKKEKLEDFFKNMVKSADGVIVSGVKDVDDFFEHERTFLVEYHNRVKDASAKSDKMTRSHKNVADDYNRIGSSLYALGTQDSTDICKFFLKVSELFDKTRKIEARVSADEDLKLSDLLKYYLRESQAAKDLLYRRSRSLVDYENANKALDKARAKNKDVLQAETTQQICCQKFEKISESAKQELIDFKTRRVAAFRKNLVELAELELKHAKEVVSPGIQILGRDV; encoded by the exons ATGATG CAGGAAGGCTCGGACGACGGCCCAGATTTCCTCTCGGAGGAGGACCGAGGT cTTAGAGCAATAAATGTAGATCTCCAGACCGATGCTGCTCTGCAAGTGGATATCTCAGATGCACTCAGTGAGAGGGATAAAGTAAAATTCACGGTCCATACAAAG AGTTCCTTAccaaatttcaaacaaaatgaattttctgttgTCCGGCAACATGAAGAGTTTATTTGGCTTCATGATTCTTTTGTTGAGAATGAGGACTATGCTGGCTATATT ATTCCACCGGCACCACCCAGGCCTGACTTTGATGCCTCCAGGGAGAAACTGCAGAAActtggagaaggggaaggatCAATGACTAAAGAAGAATTCACCAAGATGAAACAAGAACTGGAAGC TGAATATTTGGCAATATTCAAGAAGACAGTTGCAATGCATGAAGTGTTTTTGTGTCGCGTGGCAGCACATCCTATTTTGAGAAAGGACTTAAATTTCCATGTATTCTTGGAATATAATCAGGAT ttgaGTGTTCgtgggaaaaataagaaagagaaacttGAAGACTTCTTCAAAAATATGGTTAAATCAGCAGATGGTGTCATTGTTTCAGGAGTAAAG gATGTGGATGACTTCTTTGAACATGAGAGAACATTCCTTGTAGAATACCACAATCGAGTCAAAGATGCCTCTGCCAAATCTGATAAAATGACGAGATCACATAAAA atGTGGCGGATGACTATAATAGAATTGGTTCTTCATTATATGCATTAGGAACGCAGGACTCCACAGACATATGCAA GTTTTTTCTGAAGGTGTCAGAGTTATTTGACAAAACAAGG aaaatagAGGCTCGGGTATCTGCTGATGAAGATCTTAAACTTTCTGATCTTCTGAAATATTACCTTAGGGAATCTCAAGCTGCTAAG gatCTCCTATATAGAAGATCTAGGTCACTAGTGGATTATGAAAATGCTAATAAGGCATTGGATAAAGCAAgagcaaaaaataaagatgtgcTGCAAGCTGAAACTACTCAGCAAATATGCTGTCAGAAATTTGAGAAAATTTCTGAATCGGCAAAACAAG AACTGATAGACTTCAAGACAAGAAGAGTTGCAGCCTTCAGAAAAAATCTGGTGGAACTAGCAGAACTGGAATTAAAGCATGCTAAG GAAGTGGTTTCTCCTGGTATCCAGATTTTGGGACGTGATGTATAG
- the SNX6 gene encoding sorting nexin-6 isoform X1, translated as MMQEGSDDGPDFLSEEDRGLRAINVDLQTDAALQVDISDALSERDKVKFTVHTKSSLPNFKQNEFSVVRQHEEFIWLHDSFVENEDYAGYIIPPAPPRPDFDASREKLQKLGEGEGSMTKEEFTKMKQELEAEYLAIFKKTVAMHEVFLCRVAAHPILRKDLNFHVFLEYNQDLSVRGKNKKEKLEDFFKNMVKSADGVIVSGVKDVDDFFEHERTFLVEYHNRVKDASAKSDKMTRSHKNVADDYNRIGSSLYALGTQDSTDICKFFLKVSELFDKTRKIEARVSADEDLKLSDLLKYYLRESQAAKDLLYRRSRSLVDYENANKALDKARAKNKDVLQAETTQQICCQKFEKISESAKQELIDFKTRRVAAFRKNLVELAELELKHAKGNLQLLQSCLAVLNGDT; from the exons ATGATG CAGGAAGGCTCGGACGACGGCCCAGATTTCCTCTCGGAGGAGGACCGAGGT cTTAGAGCAATAAATGTAGATCTCCAGACCGATGCTGCTCTGCAAGTGGATATCTCAGATGCACTCAGTGAGAGGGATAAAGTAAAATTCACGGTCCATACAAAG AGTTCCTTAccaaatttcaaacaaaatgaattttctgttgTCCGGCAACATGAAGAGTTTATTTGGCTTCATGATTCTTTTGTTGAGAATGAGGACTATGCTGGCTATATT ATTCCACCGGCACCACCCAGGCCTGACTTTGATGCCTCCAGGGAGAAACTGCAGAAActtggagaaggggaaggatCAATGACTAAAGAAGAATTCACCAAGATGAAACAAGAACTGGAAGC TGAATATTTGGCAATATTCAAGAAGACAGTTGCAATGCATGAAGTGTTTTTGTGTCGCGTGGCAGCACATCCTATTTTGAGAAAGGACTTAAATTTCCATGTATTCTTGGAATATAATCAGGAT ttgaGTGTTCgtgggaaaaataagaaagagaaacttGAAGACTTCTTCAAAAATATGGTTAAATCAGCAGATGGTGTCATTGTTTCAGGAGTAAAG gATGTGGATGACTTCTTTGAACATGAGAGAACATTCCTTGTAGAATACCACAATCGAGTCAAAGATGCCTCTGCCAAATCTGATAAAATGACGAGATCACATAAAA atGTGGCGGATGACTATAATAGAATTGGTTCTTCATTATATGCATTAGGAACGCAGGACTCCACAGACATATGCAA GTTTTTTCTGAAGGTGTCAGAGTTATTTGACAAAACAAGG aaaatagAGGCTCGGGTATCTGCTGATGAAGATCTTAAACTTTCTGATCTTCTGAAATATTACCTTAGGGAATCTCAAGCTGCTAAG gatCTCCTATATAGAAGATCTAGGTCACTAGTGGATTATGAAAATGCTAATAAGGCATTGGATAAAGCAAgagcaaaaaataaagatgtgcTGCAAGCTGAAACTACTCAGCAAATATGCTGTCAGAAATTTGAGAAAATTTCTGAATCGGCAAAACAAG AACTGATAGACTTCAAGACAAGAAGAGTTGCAGCCTTCAGAAAAAATCTGGTGGAACTAGCAGAACTGGAATTAAAGCATGCTAAG